The Biomphalaria glabrata chromosome 7, xgBioGlab47.1, whole genome shotgun sequence region gagcccccttctaggtagccaagctaagccaagttcaagcgcacttggcctctcgaccacgcttcccatacaTTTAGCATATCAATATGGCTCTCGTCAAAGGTTGTAAAGTTGGACTTAAATGATTGACTTAGTTTGTGTATCGTACGACTGACGTACATTAGTTAAGCCACAGGCACCTATTGCATTTGAGTTGCATATGTATGTTGTATATAATAAATTTTGATATAATCATCTAATTGATAGTAACAGTtgttagtgtaaaaaaaaaattagaagaaGTGCCTCGTAGGCACCTTTTAATTAGACCCCGCAATTTCTATGGCGGGCCCTGAAATAATGTGCAAACGTAATTGAGAAAATGTGAAAGACAGGAGACTCTGACCTAGCAACATGGTCTAGCTGAGACACAGGTAACAAGTCTACATCTAATTTGACTACCCAGATGCACCACGGAAACACatatacaaaagaagatcctttCAAGTCATAAAGTTATCTGGACTGGACCTGTATTGTCACCCAGACTCACCAGGCGAAGAACTCGTCTGAAGTCCAGTCTCCCAACATACGTTTTCATAAGAAAAATATgcattgagggggggggggggttagcaCTTAAACCAAGTGCTTCTGTCTtatatgaggggggggggggggaagcaccagtttccatttctttttttaattggacACTTTCGCCTCTAGTGACCGTCACGTTCAGTGAGGTGCCCACAACTCTAGTTGTTGGGATTCTGATGACCGTCACGTTCAGTGAGGTGCCCACTACTCTAGTTGTCGGCATTCTGATGACCGTCACGTTCAGTGAGGTGCCCACTACTCTAGTTGTCGGCATTCTGATGACCGTCACGTTCAGTGAGGTGCCCACTACACTAGTTGTCGGCATTCTGATGAAGGCTTCCCTGGTAGCAGTTTGATTGAACTGAACGAGTTGTTTATTTCAAATTCCCACTATAAGTCTTAAATGTCGATTCATTAtgagtttccccccccccccctccagaaCACCGAGGTCATTTCTACCTTAGAAAAAGTATAGTATAGTACGGAATATGAGCCGAAAGGATTTTATTCAATGGACAGGCGTGGACCGGAAGCTCTTCACCCCAAGTCCTGTCTGAAGGTTCCGCAACGGCAGCGATGATTACAGTGCTGGGCCGGGTCATGTACATAGGTCACAGTGATCTGTGTCCACAGCTCACTATAAGCGGCCGGAAACCGCGCTAACCATGGGGAGTCGCTTCATATTCCTTTTCTGTTACCGCCACAATGCCATTTAAGTGCCGCCAATCCGGATACCGCTACTTATGACGACATGACGGACATGTTGGACTAGGTTGACGCGTCTCTGTTCCATCCTTAAGCCGAAtgagattttgaaaaaaatcaccCTGGGCTACCCTACGGAGGCTTGGTTCGCTACCCGTCATTGGTTCCTCTACTAGAAGCTGCCACGAATGCATCACGTCGAGACTACTGGGGCTGGAATCTTCCAGAACTGCATCTACCAGAATTTCGTACTCTGTTATGTAGAACTAATGGGAAAGATTCGCTAGTGATTCCTTCAAAGAAGTGTCACTCAACTTACCTTACAATCAAACGTATGTATCTACCGACCACAGGGGCAGTGCAGTTATAAAGATAAGTTTCATTTCCGGCTGAACTTGTCTGGTGGTAGCACAGGTTaccagttatgtttggaaagtTGGCAAGTTGTCTTGGATCTTGTTGAAAAATATCGATGTCGAAGTTTCTAAGTCTCCTTGGAATATCTGAAACACCATCGTTATCAAGTCtgcaacaataaaaacaaaaagaaaatcaatgaccaaatattaataattaacaaATCGATGAAAAGTATATATACGAAAGTGgcaaggtggctgagtggtaaagcgcttggtttccaaacctgtggggtcccgggttcgaatcctggtgaagagtgggctttttaatttcgggatctttagagcCCCTCTggatccacccagctctaatgggtacctgacattagttggggaaaagtaaaggcggttggtcgttgtgttgtcCAGATGACACAGAAACAACGGAACTTAAactttacaatgtatttatttacttaaacTTCCTACTATTATAGCTTTTGGGAGTGCCAGCACAGCAGTGTATacattttgttgaaattttaagAGCTACAATATCAGTTTTAATTTCCACTCAAACTTTagtcaatttttagtctattaaATTTATACCAAACCAAATATCcgtaaacagtttttttttaattaattgtaaatataaaCTACAAGTATACACTTATTTTGCATAATGAGATGACCGCAACAAAGTATCCTTCCTGTCAGTAAATGTCCATAACGAATTTCCCTCAAGTTTCTTGATCTTTTAAAGGGGAAGTTTATTAAACATCTGTCTCTAAATTTTAATCAGGTGCATGGCATCGTGTACACTTATAGAATCTGGCAGGCACATATTCAGCTGGATTGAAGGAATACTACTAATCGTAAACCAATATGCAGGAATACCCGATGTTATGGTACGATTAGGAATTTAATGCGACatagaaagggaaagttttgacttagagaaaatgacgcgactagtaaaaCCAAGACGAGGCTTTGGggaagaaaagtaaaaaaaaaaaaacaagattacaaagacagtttttgtggaaacacaaatcggcccccgaagtggtccacccaggcaggcttcgatattttcagaaagaacatccaaatgaaattatatcaaagacaaatgagagataagaatggagaaagaaggttgacagatcttgtgtagtgccccaacggtacagcagatcaaaggataggtgcaagtgaatgcaaagttagatgtgaacctggcctaactagttcctctttcagaccttgtggtctatagggcagatgatgtaaagttcatctgtttttgtggcctacggttaacgagggtgtcatgtagccagcacaacgaccaaccgcctttactttccccaactaagatCAGGTACctattggagctgggtggactcagaggcgcccaaagattccaaagttgaaaatcccagtcttcaccaggattcgaacccgtgacccccggttcggaagccaagcgctttatcgctcagctaccacgcctctcctggcctaaatgaagtcttataattgatgtcaTTGtattgaaaaggctcaatctcttttttttttttttgatttgacTTATGTTTACTTATTCACTTGGAATTGCTTATGGTATCACAAAAAACTATGACAATTAATGTAGGTCTAACTAATTTGACacaaaatctatcattcattaaggcctaaaatacaaaaactaatttGACCCAAATTCAGTCTTTCATGTAGGTAAGATACAAAGGCTAATTTGACACTAGTTCAATAATTCATGAAGACCTTAAATACAATAACTAATTAAAAGCAAATTCTATCTTCTATGATAGCctgaaagtcaaagaaaatcggaaactaactaaataaataattcagGTAGGCCTAAAACACAAGGGATAGATGTTCAATGTATGTCCATCAACATCACGATATCACTGAGATGATTAAAAGAAATGCAAGCTAATATGGAGAATGTTACTGAAAGGTTGACAATCTGTCCAGAACATGTTGATATGAGTTCAATTCTTCTTGAAATGCATTCTCCAAATACTGGAATTTCTGTTCCTTCTTCATCAACCCTAAAGTCTGAGACAATTCTTCATCACTAAGGCTCTTTTCTAGCTTTTTGTAAGTGCGTCTATTTCTCAAGAATGGTATATTTAAGTTATATACAGTCATATATCCGGCTGTAGCATACTTATGCTCACCATTCTCTTTGTATTTCTCAAATACAAGAAAGAAATCCCACTGTTGATCATCCACATCAATGTAAGAGGCAGCATCGATATAGAATTTAATGAAAGACTGGAGCTTCACATGGAAATCTCGAAATCCTGGTTCCTCAATCTTGACATAGTAAacttcaaaatgtttttcttctgaATTCTTTGGTGTCAATGTGTATGAATCAACCATATGACCAAACGGTCTGAAGTTGACATCCTCTGATAATGCGACTCTAAATGTGTCAAGGTTCGTAAAATAATTTGGAGGAAGTTCGTTCGATAAACTCTTTTCTACATCATCAGGCTTAATACCATGCTGATCCTCATGACATGATTCACTGTAAGAGATGTTTAGATAAGGAATAAGTCTGGCTGCAGTGTAGTATATGTGAACATTCAAATTTTTATAACCAAATATCAATTCTGAATCTCCAAACAATTGATGAGACATGTCTGGATGAAAATTTTTACTCTCATCTTCAATGTCTTCCTCTTTTCTGCCTAGCTTAAAATAGATGACATCATTGGCATTGTTCTTGAATGATTCAAGGTCACTCTTTTTAGCTACAGATAAATCCGCCATATTTGGTTTTGCCGCgaaatgtcctttttttttttttccaaaaaccCAACAAgttctgattaaaaaaaaaagttcaaggaAATGATggttacaagattactattcgtttcaATTCaggtttaacttataatgcatactaattagctttttctctttataaaactgcttgcataactgattttaaaaattatatttttcgctttcagaaaaaaaaagtagccgttgcatcagaactttgaatggtctaaaatattgtaatgtcggattttcaatatcttttctagtgtacgagatctaaacgggacggacggacagacggacagacatttcgcacaaaactaatagcgtcttttcccctttcgggggccgcaaaaaaataaaaaaaaaaacaaatgtaaacagaAAACTTTTGAAGGCTGTAGAAAGAGGCAGTTTTATggacgtagagatttagcttcaCGACATTGGACGGTTCCCTTTGTTATTATTGAACGTCTTGTTACTTATATTGTTGGCCTTTTGCCTGTGTTACTGGATTTCGTTATTTGAGAGTTATCTCCCTTAGACTTATCTGTATAAGACACAGCACTGAAGCGCCTACCAACAGCTACATAAGTAACTATGTCATTGGTTTCTACGTTTAGTGTCAAACTGGATATTACGATATTCCCAATTGTTATTATGAGAATATGCAGGAATGTTCGcattatagaaagaaaaccgaaaaccaaaaccaaaatataacaaggttacaaaaactgtttgtgtggaaacacaaactcaaagtcggcccccgaagaggttcAACTAGGCAGATAagaaggcaggtttcaatattttcagaaagaacatcagaatgaaattctatcaaatacaaatgacagagaagaatggagaaagaaggtcgacAGATCTCGTGTGGTGCACCAGCGGATAGGTGAGAGTttatgtgaagttagatgtggaCCTGGACTAACTGatgttttataatgaatatctatttgatctaattgttttgtatgggtcaatctcttattcaaatcttcaagaaaaaaaactttcctttatTACAATGATGTAGGGATGCAGGCTCCTGCTACGGTTAATATAACAAACTATTCAATAGATgtagtttaaattattttccacttatatgaatactaaatagattttttctctttaaaaaacagtaaacatttttttaatgtagtagttagtatgacaggaagttatttaacttagcaataggctacaaatgtaagaaaacaaatttttgacgaaaaatctaaaaccatttgagtaaatgtgttaaaaatatggtgaattgttatctcccctactaaagagccccccccccccccggtgtttgttactattaatagttgtattttatgaaaaaactgcttgcataagtgattaaaaaaattagatttttcgctatcagaaaagaaaaaagtaaccgttgcattagaactttaaatagtttaaatataatgatgtcagattttcactatcttttctagtttacaagatctaaacgggacggacggacggactgacattccacacaaaactatagCAACTTTTCCTcattcgggggccgctaaaaaccatagaaactaaaaaaaaaataaaaaaaaaatgaacagaaTTTTGTTTTCACTACGCTAAAATGTCTTGCAAGATTTCTAGTTACTTCTTGTAGTTGAAATGAAAAAGATATTCTACCTGTTGGTTAGTTTGATTTGCTCCACAACGAACTGGCCTCGTAAGTCCACCATCCACCACGGTGTCAGGTGCATGAGGGTGTGCTGGCAATGTCCATCATACATATTAGGATTCTTGTTTCCGTCCACTGCCAGGTTGGCATGATATGGAATGTAGGTGGAAATCTGCGCGGCGGGCTTAAACAGGGCAGCGTTGTAAAGTCCAGGGCCGGCAGTCACCTCCGTGAAAAGTAGAAAAGCGTGGACAACAGTGTATGGTAGCATTATGGTGGAACTAGTGAGGCTACTAACAACTTACCAGGTGTCTATACTCATAGGTCATTACTTACGATTGGTTgatcaatgtttgtttttatatagtgtGATCAGTTTTAGTGAGTGCACGAGAGACCATGAATATAGAACAGAGACCACTTATCAGTTGACTGTACTCATTCAAGGACAGTGTTGAGTCTGGTCGatcaatgtctttttttattgtGATCAATTTCATGGATTCTCATTTGTTATTCGCTGTGATATGATGGCAAATGAAAAAGAGTTTTACAAGCACGTACCATTAGTCCTTTTGACTCGTACAATACATGTCTTCACGTAATAtggcattaaaaaatgttggaCTCATTAAATTTAACATTCCCAGTCTTCCATATCTTTACTTTTTACCACACAGAGTCCTAGACTTTTTGTTATcatgttgtttaaaaaaaaaattatattttaatttgtcaaataaattcctcctttcagaccttgcaatctaatGGGGCAGATGGTGGCCGACTGTTAACTATGgtgtgtcatgtggtcagctcaatgaccaaccgctttaccTGCCCTCCCCCCTAATGACAGGTGCCCAGGACTCAAGTGCGctctagagaagaaggagtatttgtacatatttgtctgtctgagtattttatagtCTGACATAGTACGGAACGAATGAGTGTTTGCAGAGCTCATCTCTTTTCTTAATGGACTAAAGTCTCTCACTCCGAAACAATTTTCGGGAGTGGTTAAACGGGAGACAGTCTCGATTTGATTTTGCAACTAGTAAGGTGTAAAAGTGATACACATAAGTGTAATGTTTCACTACTATTATATTGCTTTATCATCTTTGTTCACTACCCAAATCCTCCAATGAAAGAGAGCTCTCAATTGTTCAACTGTTAAACTGTTCAATTGTTCAACTAAGAAGCTACAGAAAGATCCAAGTCATCACTgacaaagactgcatcacaaatgaagagattagaatcAGGATTAACACAGCAATTAAACCCCCACGATGaccagcttaaaaaaaaaagtgaagttcccctttcagaccttgtgatctatagggcagatgatgtgaatgtcatctgtttctgtggctcacgggtaacgagggtgtcatgtggccagtaaaAACCAACCGCCCTTTacttttttcccaactaatatcaagtacccatttagagctgagtggactcagatgcgcccaaagataaaaatttaaatccccagtcttcaccaggattcaaacccgagaccccCGCTCTACCGCTCAACCACCACAGCTACAATGACCAGCtaaccactgtaaaaaaaactcaaagttAAActcaaggggaaaaaaagaggcagacagataaAGCGATGGGAATACAATATTTAAGTATGGAGAGGCCTGTaaatgaaagagattctagCCAAGAGAAAAGACGAGAGGAATGCAGAAATTCTCAAACactttgagaaccactgtcctttaaattaaaaatgttatagGCAAGCAGCTAGAATGAAAATACATGAAACTTTAATTTTCAAGAGATTGAAGAGATTTTCATCACATTCTCAGTATTGATTTTCTGTGGatctattattttatatagatttttCTCATATACAGAGCAATATGTGTTTAGCTTGTGCTATATTGTATGCTGTTTTTGTTTACTTCATGTCTACAAGagataaacaaaaacatctagATATAGACAAAATGGTGCTTAAGGTGAATTGAGAAGCGTGAAATTAATTTAGCTACAAtttgatttttacaaaatctcTGGATCCTAGAGAGTTAAAATTTACCATAACATTAATATTTAGGCTTATATCCGAAAGAAAAGAACAGACTTTAATGAACATCCAGAATCTGTATTTACAATAGAATAAATAGTGTTCATAATTAGTTCCTGAATTAGAGCCATAACTAAAAGAGTCATACCAAAACGAGTCATAACAAAAAGAGTCATACCGAAAATAGCCATACCAAAAAGAGTCATACCAAAACGAGTCATAACAAAAAGAGTCATACCAAAAAGAGCCATAAAGAAAAGGGTCATGACAAAAAAGAGTTATAACAAAAAGAGTTATAGGAAAAAAGAGTcataaaaaagaacaacataaaAGAGTCATAACAAATAAATTCATACTAAAAAGAGTCATAACAAAGAGAGCCATAACGAAAAGAGTGATAACAAAAaagtcaccaaaaaaaaatatcaaaaagagTCATAACAAAATGAATATAATAGGAGTCATAATGAAAAGAGTGTTGACAAAAAGAGTTATAACAAAAGAattataaccaaaaaaaaaagggtcataacaaaagaataataTAAGGGAGTCATAACAAAAAGAGTCATAATGAAAAGAGTCATAACGGCCTTGTTTGATTTAGTCCTAGCCATCTATAGGTATATTGTCATGAGCTTGTGATGATGTTATTcagaaaacaaacttaaaagaAAGATTATGTTCCGAATAAATGCTTCGAATCAGCATTCTCAGTCCCAGACAAAGACATCCTGTTGcatacaagaaaataattgatcTTGTGAATATAgaataaaataagcaaaatatatttttaaaaatacttgcATCCATTTATAAACACATTTATATTAGGGAAAAACGCACAGTTACTGCTATATCTCTCATGACtgtaacattatctcccttttcccgtataaaacaaaattaattcgtcgccactaattaattaactaattggttattttctatttattgaCTACTGTATTTGTCTTTGACTAATAATAATTGAGCAAAGTCTTaactcagtttaaaaaaaaaaaaatttttaatgtaaacaggTAGGGTATTTTGTATTATTCAGGGGAGGATATACTCAAGACGGAAAGGGGCTCATTCTATttgcaattagaaaaaaaaaggtctgacCCACAAACAGTGGTGTGAACAGGATTTATTTAAGATCTACTTTAcgcagcattaaaaaaaattataaagacaGCGTTAGTAATTAAAACTAAGAGAAGATAATCGTGAACATTAGagactcaaataaaaaaaataaatacaaagattatTATCATAGATTCCCAAGTTAATTAATAACCCTAACACTTAACATGTTACATTCATTCTATTGCGAACTCGTATAGGCAAAGCCGCTGCCTGCCGGTGGTTCatataagttttctttttgtcttctcCACCTGTCTTCTCTTTCAAAAAgaacaacaataaatatataaaacctACAGTCCTATTTATATTATACACTAATGTAGCCGCATCAATTGCCTTTATTTTAGACTAtatttagtaaataaaatacattaaattgcattttaaacTAAGTCAATGTACTTCTAAAGGCATTTAGTCTCTGTATGACCTGATCTGACCTTTATTAGCTCATATGTTTGAAGAATGTTTTATATGTATGCAAAAGCTACTTCGATTAAATAGGAAACTGCCACGCATGAGAAGCGCTTTACATTCATTTatatgattgatttttttttcgttccaTGTTTGTCTTTAGGTCAATGAAGACTTCATCATTAATGAGTCTATTGTTTTCAATCTTTCTCTTCCCACAGCTATGCTCATGTAAATGTACAATTCAAAGGCGTAGCCTTAAAAAGAAAGCTTTTGTTAAGCAGCCGCTCCTTTTTGATAAAACACGTGCCACTTTATAATGCCACTTCTGCGCCGTGTCATATAGTActagtttttttaattcctAGAAGATATACTGTTGGTAATACTGGTGGAAATATACCGCTGGGAATAGGGAAATATACTACTGGTTATAGGCCTACAGCTAGTTTTATTAATATGTACTGTTGTTATATgaaacagatttttttcttaagtatctaactcaggcatgtcaaacataaCGTTTGCGGACCACAAGCGGCCCGATTGGCCACCACAACaattatcaaaataatcttAAATTATTAAGCTGGACAATGAGGGATGACTcggatgacaagctacttgaattgaaaaatagttttgaaaggcATCAAacagtatttgttaaa contains the following coding sequences:
- the LOC129927153 gene encoding histone acetyltransferase type B catalytic subunit-like; translated protein: MADLSVAKKSDLESFKNNANDVIYFKLGRKEEDIEDESKNFHPDMSHQLFGDSELIFGYKNLNVHIYYTAARLIPYLNISYSESCHEDQHGIKPDDVEKSLSNELPPNYFTNLDTFRVALSEDVNFRPFGHMVDSYTLTPKNSEEKHFEVYYVKIEEPGFRDFHVKLQSFIKFYIDAASYIDVDDQQWDFFLVFEKYKENGEHKYATAGYMTVYNLNIPFLRNRRTYKKLEKSLSDEELSQTLGLMKKEQKFQYLENAFQEELNSYQHVLDRLSTFQ